AGATAACTACATGAATGCCTTTCTCACAGTCATACGAATATCTCACTTCAGCTTCCTTAAACATCATAAACAATAAATAGCTTCAGAAAGAaatagttttgttttgaggaATTGTGAGTAGCACGTCGACTCTGTTCTTGTTTAATTCTTGTTGTATTAACAGAACAAATTATTTAATGATTTTGACTCAGTGATGTTATCTTTACCATGTGCAGTGGTTTTCGGGGAATCTATGATGTTGAGCATTTTATCAGGTCATTAAGGTTTGATGTTAAAATTGTCGAAAAGATACCTGAAACTCACAAAAATGGGAAGACCAAGCAGATTAAAGCTGTACAGGTATAGAATCCATGTTTGTTCTCATTACATTTTTCAACTGGAAATCAACTAGAAATGTCAATAGGTGAAGTATttactctctctttctctaaaCTTTGTGTCAGCTTCGACCACCTAGAGATGCTCCTATCAGTTGGTACACAACAGAAGCTCTTCAAAAAATGAAGGAGCATGGGGCTATCTATCTAACTCCCTTTTCACATCGTTTGGCTGAAGAAATTGACAATGCCGAGTACCAACGGCTGCGGTGCAGGGTTAACTATCATGCTCTGATATTTAAGCCAAATATTATGAAGTTGAGTCAATCAATAGTTGATAAGCTCCGTGCACAAGGTCACTTCATGTCTATACATCTTCGTTTTGAGATGGATATGCTGGCATTTGCTGGGTAAGTTTTTGGTTCAAGAATTGACCAAACAGGTCTTCTACCTTCATTGTTAACTCATTTACACTAGTTTTTAGTATTCATTAATAGACTGACTAGGCTATTTCCCTATGCATCATTCCAACTATTTAGCCTGCATATCCAGACGAGGGATTTTTTTTCCCCAGTTTCATAAATGAGATTCATATGTTGAGATATTATGGTTCTGACAACAGCATACCATTGGGTATGATGGTTCTGCAGGTGCTTTGATATCTTTAACCCAAAAGAGCAAGAAATTTTGAAGAAGTatcgaaaagaaaattttgcaCCAAAGAAGCTCGTGTATAAGGAAAGGAGAGCAATTGGAAAATGCCCATTAACTCCAGAAGAGGTGATATTGTCTTTCTTCTTGATGTTTTTTCGGCTATGCGGTCCAGAAACTTGTTTTGATGGTGGACATCAAGATCATTACATCATGTATACTATGTTATCTTGTGATGTTTTGATTTCCACTTTGTGATAACAGGCCATAGGTGCCATTTCCTCTCCATAAATACTAAAGTTTGTCCCTTTTTTATACAGGTTGGTCTCATTTTACGTGCAATGGAATTTGACAATTCTACCACGATATACCTAGCTGCTGGTGAGCTATTTGGTGGGGAGAGATTCATGAAACCATTCCGTACTTTGTTCCCTCACCTTGAGAACCACAGTTCTGTGGAGCACTCAGATGAGATACCAGAGAACACCCAGGGATTATTAGGGTCTGCAGTGGATTACATGGTTTGTCTCCTCTCTGATATTTTTATGCCGACATATGATGGACCGAGCAACTTTGCCAATAATCTCCTTGGGCACCGCCTCTATTATGGATTCCGTACCACAATTAGACCTGATAGAAAATCCCTTGCTCCAATCTTCATTGATCGAGAGAAAGGGAAAAAAGCAGGTTTTGAAGAAGCTGTTAGGCAAGTGATGCTACAAACAAACCTCGGGGGCCCTCACAAGCGCATCCCACCCGAGTCTTTCTATACAAATTCTTGGCCAGAATGCTTCTGTCAAACATCTCCAAAGAATCCGGCAGATAAATGTCCACCAGATAATGTCTTGGAAATTCTGACCAGCCAGTTAAGTCAAGAGAACGACGATGCGGAAACAAATTCAACATCTGTGACGGATAGATGATACAACAGCTTCAGGATTTGTAGTTGCTTATAGCTCCTTCCCCATACTATTGATTAATGACCCCTGTGCCTGAACGGTAACGATGGGTTTCCACAATTATGCCCTGCCTTTCAGGTGATCATTATACTAGTGCATTGGCCAATAGAGTTTGATGTTCATCTAGATAAAAAAGCAAGGGTGTTTTTTAGGAAAGTCCTGATTTCCTGGTTTCACCCTTTTGGTAATTTTAAACAGGCTACTGTCATGGGCATTTGGAGGCAGGTTCAGTTTATCTCTagtttttcatcattttaatttacagtattgagaaagagaagggCGAGTTAGACGATGATGATCGAAGACTAGAGGACACTATACTTGATCGACTTTGTATAATGATGATCTGTTAGCTACTTGGTTACTTCACGTCACCAAGATCTCCTGTTAGATTATCACTTGGTAAAGTCATTCTATATTCTTGACACACCTTGTATTACCAACTTGATCCTATTTTTCATAAAAATAGATGAATTAATTGGTTTGTGGAGTTGTTCGAATGATGATCGACGGGTGTAGGAAAACCCAATATTCTATGAGGGAATGAATTACTTTCGATCAATGATTGTTCTTGTCATATCAAATACTGAAGTACAATTTTACTGcttaattttctcaatttttcattttcctgtagagattttaaatacacaccccaAATCTTTTAATACACACTCATACTTAATACACTACctatttcaattttcatttcaatatttttactaaatacaccacataaaaaacctaaaatatctttgaattaaaaatcacaaaatatgtCATTATTGGATATACACGGCTACTTTTtacagtgattagtatattaatatatatatatatatatataagagaaatggatgaattgattgtttgaagaagATAAACATTTATTTGTTAAGAAGGTAtggagatgaaatttaatgaaggatgaaaaatcataattttttttcatgaacCTTGTTTGAGactctaaaaatagaaatgatatttttcggtgaaaattaaggaatgaattgattgtttgaatctcacacttaattttccatcaaaatatatactaatttaaatttccctgtaaattttcttattttaattgtttctaaaaataaattcttagttttgataatttaatttatttttaattttctgaatTATTACATAAAACTATTTTGATCATTCAACATACgtctaaaatattatttaaattattaaataataaaaatgtgtatcaagaaattataaatgtgtatttaaaacttctcttTCCAATATGAAAATATGAGTTCAAAACCAGACATCACTGAGAATCAGTGAAGCATATGAAGTGGAAGGGGTCTTTTCCTAATCAATTGaccgaaaaaaaataaaggtcTTTTCCTAATCGAATTCGGATTTAAACCTTGAAACCCGAGCGGTCCAACAAGCCCAATGGGCCCAACAACTACCACCGCGTTAAAGGCACGCGTTATTTGTAAAGGTCGGTGCTGGATCAGGTAGGTGTTACTCTCCGCAATCTATAAATACGCGTCGGCGTCTCCATTTTCTCTCACTCTTCTTCTCCACCTCTCTGTTTCTCTAAATTCTAGGGTTCCTCGATTTAATCTGAATTTTCAATCTGAAAATCGCAATGGATTCAAGTTTCAGAAAACGCGTCTTCGCTGCGGCCTCTCCTTCCTCCGACCACCACGACGTCGTCTCCAGAAAACGCAGGCGGCGAGACCACGCCCTTGCTTCATCCACCAACCTCGCCGTGAAACCCGGCGGGGATCTTGATCTGGGAAAGTTCGAGAAACACACGAAGGGCATCGGCATGAAGTTGCTGGCAAAGATGGGGTACAGCGGCGGCGGGTTGGGGAAGAACGAGGAAGGGATTGTGAATCCGATTGAGGCGGAGTTGAGGCCGAAGAATAAGGGTCTGGGTTACAAGGAGGAGGGTGAGGGGGATAAGGtgaggcggcggcggcggcccACATTGTTTGTGAAGGCCAAAGTGGTGCACAAGAGTCTGAGTGTGGCAGAAAAACCAATCACACCTAGAACTACTGCAGTTGACGAACAGAAGCCCAAGGAGGAGGTAATTAGCGGTGGCGCGGCGACAGGGGTGGAGAAGAAGGCGAGAGGTGTTGATTTGCTGGAGAAGATGATGGCGGATTTGAGAAGACCTCTTGGTGGAATTTTGGCCgattttgagaatttgagtttgaaggAAAGCAGCTCAAGCTGTATTTTGGCCATGTAATGTAGAGTAGAGTCTCTTCTGGGACTTTGGAATTGTCAAGTGTAACATATTCATGTGTATCTATTGAATGTATAGATTTAGAGTTGTAGTGACTATCAGTTGTTTAATGATAGATTGTTTtttgatttctgtttttttttttgagacttGGATTCAATTTGATCTGTAGTTTTGTTATGGTTAATTATTCAATCTGGCTTTAGCTTAGCTGACAAGTGCTGCTGGAACTGCCTATGGCTCTCAGTTTAGCACAATTtggaatgaagaaaaatagaCAGTGCTTGAATGTATGGCATCAGGAGTTGGTTTAGCATGTTTAAGTACATC
This is a stretch of genomic DNA from Argentina anserina chromosome 4, drPotAnse1.1, whole genome shotgun sequence. It encodes these proteins:
- the LOC126790662 gene encoding O-fucosyltransferase 1-like, yielding MPRAGPYNRQHGKQVGGGSVKAKIVKLLLVVVVLLICTVSLLFTSSSTNGAASGSAYRSQINVEELWRSADSGGWRPSSDPRSDWPPPPSETNGYIRVRCNGGLNQQRTAICNAVLAARIMNATLVLPELDANSFWHDDSGFRGIYDVEHFIRSLRFDVKIVEKIPETHKNGKTKQIKAVQLRPPRDAPISWYTTEALQKMKEHGAIYLTPFSHRLAEEIDNAEYQRLRCRVNYHALIFKPNIMKLSQSIVDKLRAQGHFMSIHLRFEMDMLAFAGCFDIFNPKEQEILKKYRKENFAPKKLVYKERRAIGKCPLTPEEVGLILRAMEFDNSTTIYLAAGELFGGERFMKPFRTLFPHLENHSSVEHSDEIPENTQGLLGSAVDYMVCLLSDIFMPTYDGPSNFANNLLGHRLYYGFRTTIRPDRKSLAPIFIDREKGKKAGFEEAVRQVMLQTNLGGPHKRIPPESFYTNSWPECFCQTSPKNPADKCPPDNVLEILTSQLSQENDDAETNSTSVTDR